In a genomic window of Sarcophilus harrisii chromosome 4, mSarHar1.11, whole genome shotgun sequence:
- the LOC116423659 gene encoding collagen alpha-1(VII) chain-like — MASGWAVGGQVAPGAVIALRGTGYRRRGFGGRGGGAWDLGALSSLPPPGELEETDRCCREHDQCQQVIHPFTIGYGHHNLRWHPIPTRDRDARCKPGPQAAVLRTPPVWGPPGRPAPRPAPGAHAPARGPAGRVRAPTGQSGGQGKKKEKRTKKKDLLLTPAPGWEPQLGREPEEGKSSVPPAEEGAAPAWGRQDRGSNNILQDEPQVQETAGTPRETEVKAMGQPKKGRRKGRQGRKGPRKNAAPSRGQASAEG; from the exons aTGGCCAGCGGCTGGGCAGTGGGAGGGCAGGTGGCACCAGGCGCAGTCATCGCCCTTCGGGGGACAGGGTATAGAAGGCGCGGGTTTGGGGGGCGGGGAGGTGGGGCCTGGGATCTGGGGGCACTGAGCTCCCTGCCCCCACCAGGGGAGTTGGAGGAGACAGACAGATGCTGTCGAGAGCACGACCAGTGCCAGCAGGTCATCCACCCCTTCACCATTGGCTACGGCCACCACAACTTACGCTGGCACCCAATTCCCACCCGCGACCGCGATGCTCG GTGCAAACCCGGCCCCCAGGCGGCGGTGCTGCGGACCCCCCCGGTTTGGGGGCCACCCGGGCGGcccgccccccgccccgcccctggCGCCCACGCCCCGGCCCGGGGCCCCGCTGGGAGGGTCCGGGCTCCCACCGGGCAGTCAGGGGGccaagggaagaaaaaggagaaaaggaccaAGAAAAAGGACCTTTTGCTGACACCCGCCCCTGGCTGGGAGCCCCAGCTGGGCAGAGAGCCAGAGGAGGGAAAGAGCTCTGTGCCCCCCGCCGAGGAGGGCGCGGCCCCGGCCTGGGGCCGTCAGGACCGTGGCTCTAACAACATCCTGCAGGATGAGCCCCAAGTGCAGGAGACGGCAGGGACTCCCAGAGAGACCGAGGTCAAGGCCATGGGCCAGccaaagaaggggaggaggaaggggcgTCAAGGGAGGAAAGGGCCCAGGAAGAACGCTGCGCCCTCACGGGGCCAAGCCTCGGCTGAGGGGTAG